A portion of the Staphylococcus felis genome contains these proteins:
- a CDS encoding D-2-hydroxyacid dehydrogenase, which translates to MKKIKIFDVREDEHQALENWMSAHQGEVEVELTSDSLGEAHFDTLDQIDGISTSQTTTINNNYLKILAEHGIYHVAQRSAGYDMFDLDVANQLGIKISNVPSYSPQSIAEFAVMRILELVRHAYQIDQNVSQQCFDWSMNIQGRTVESLKIGVIGTGRIGSRVAKILNGFGSQVYGYDLKPNSELESILTYVDSVETLVQNCDVLTIHIPGSKDNHYFINQHVFQHAKEGLLFVNTARGSVVDTQALIEALDSGVVSAAALDTYENEGDYFRKDWSNKHIADQTLQGLLGRDNVLISPHVAFYTDEAVQNLVDIPLDDVLSYIHGKEVKNIVNL; encoded by the coding sequence ACATCAGATTCGCTTGGGGAAGCGCATTTTGATACATTGGATCAAATCGATGGTATATCGACATCACAAACCACAACGATTAATAATAATTATTTAAAAATTTTGGCAGAACACGGTATTTATCATGTTGCCCAGCGATCTGCTGGTTACGATATGTTTGATTTGGACGTTGCCAATCAATTAGGGATTAAAATATCAAATGTACCGAGCTATTCACCGCAATCAATTGCAGAATTTGCTGTGATGCGTATATTAGAGTTGGTTCGTCATGCGTATCAAATTGATCAGAATGTATCACAACAATGTTTTGATTGGAGTATGAATATTCAAGGGAGAACAGTTGAATCTTTAAAAATAGGAGTTATAGGGACAGGGCGTATAGGGAGTCGAGTGGCTAAAATATTAAATGGGTTCGGATCACAAGTTTATGGATATGATTTAAAGCCTAATTCAGAGTTAGAAAGTATCCTGACATACGTTGATAGTGTAGAGACGCTTGTCCAGAACTGTGATGTCCTAACGATACACATCCCAGGTTCTAAGGACAATCATTATTTTATAAATCAGCACGTTTTTCAACATGCTAAAGAAGGTCTTTTATTTGTGAATACTGCACGTGGTAGTGTAGTAGATACTCAAGCATTAATCGAAGCGCTTGATAGTGGAGTAGTTTCTGCGGCTGCTTTGGATACTTATGAGAATGAAGGGGATTATTTTAGAAAAGATTGGTCGAATAAACATATTGCTGACCAGACATTACAAGGTTTATTAGGACGAGATAATGTATTAATTTCGCCACATGTTGCATTTTATACCGATGAAGCTGTACAAAATTTAGTAGATATTCCATTGGATGATGTTTTATCATATATTCATGGTAAGGAAGTTAAAAATATTGTGAATCTTTAA
- the aroD gene encoding type I 3-dehydroquinate dehydratase has product MKTQIVASFMPDNDQLTQKDLALINQYQDDFDILELRVDGLAQCEIDTLRKIIEEIKTVLKKDLLVTYRTVKQGGKGVKSEEDYVKFIRGIGRLEQVDLIDIEWEPYNDIRKMLVHECEAHQKVTLLSYHRFDETPKIEVLKKTYFNMSKLGAQHLKIAVMPQTRQDVLTLLEALSEASEALPQWVTGISMSQLGVISRTAQEVFGGALTYGSISEAVAPGQLHVKTLSNLMPVYSLVEKR; this is encoded by the coding sequence ATGAAAACACAAATTGTCGCTAGTTTTATGCCAGATAATGATCAATTAACCCAAAAAGATTTGGCTTTAATTAATCAGTATCAAGACGATTTTGATATTTTAGAATTACGTGTAGATGGTTTAGCTCAATGTGAGATTGATACGCTACGTAAGATAATTGAAGAAATCAAGACGGTATTGAAAAAGGATTTGTTAGTCACATATCGTACTGTTAAACAGGGGGGGAAGGGTGTCAAATCTGAAGAAGACTATGTTAAGTTCATTCGAGGTATCGGACGACTTGAACAAGTAGACTTAATCGACATTGAGTGGGAACCCTACAATGACATCAGGAAAATGCTCGTTCATGAGTGTGAAGCACATCAAAAAGTCACTTTATTGTCTTACCATCGTTTTGATGAAACACCTAAAATCGAGGTGTTAAAAAAGACTTATTTCAATATGTCAAAGCTAGGGGCGCAACATTTGAAAATTGCAGTGATGCCTCAAACGAGACAGGATGTATTGACTTTATTAGAAGCACTATCTGAAGCGAGTGAAGCATTACCTCAGTGGGTGACAGGTATTTCAATGTCGCAACTGGGCGTCATTTCGCGTACAGCTCAGGAAGTATTTGGTGGCGCATTGACATATGGTTCAATATCAGAAGCAGTAGCACCTGGACAATTACACGTCAAAACATTATCAAACCTGATGCCTGTGTACAGTTTAGTTGAAAAGCGATAA
- a CDS encoding nitroreductase family protein, producing the protein MQLQKAIETRRSIKNFTRDMHIDESVVKEAIEIAADAPNHGMREPWRVVYVPKYKLGEMSRDISKYAFPRDKDKQQSHYDAVTNLGGFLAIIMKCDARQREENENYLAIGAFAQNLLLLLHDKGIGSCWKTPEYIFNPKVRNVFGVLPDERLVGFIYLTDLEDYETCRKVERKNRGLITDYI; encoded by the coding sequence ATGCAACTTCAAAAAGCGATTGAAACAAGAAGAAGTATCAAAAATTTCACGAGAGATATGCATATTGATGAGTCGGTTGTAAAAGAAGCAATCGAAATAGCTGCTGATGCACCAAATCATGGGATGAGAGAGCCGTGGCGTGTTGTGTACGTCCCTAAGTATAAATTAGGAGAAATGAGTCGAGATATTTCGAAGTATGCATTTCCAAGAGATAAAGATAAGCAACAAAGTCACTATGATGCAGTCACAAATCTTGGCGGATTTTTAGCCATTATTATGAAATGTGATGCCAGACAAAGAGAAGAAAATGAAAACTACTTAGCAATTGGTGCTTTTGCTCAAAATTTGTTATTGTTACTCCATGATAAAGGGATAGGTTCATGTTGGAAGACACCAGAGTATATATTTAACCCGAAAGTAAGAAATGTTTTTGGTGTATTACCGGATGAACGGTTAGTTGGCTTTATTTATCTAACAGATTTAGAGGACTATGAGACGTGTCGAAAGGTTGAGCGAAAAAATAGGGGTTTAATTACTGATTATATTTAA
- a CDS encoding thioredoxin family protein, protein MQKINDMNAFKSVIQSDSPVIIKFEAGWCPDCRAMDMWIDPIVEKYNAYQWYTVNRDELEEAAIENDVMGIPSLLIFKNGQKLHHLHSAHAKSPEQVESYLSESLG, encoded by the coding sequence ATGCAAAAAATTAATGATATGAATGCGTTCAAATCTGTTATTCAAAGTGACTCACCAGTTATTATTAAATTTGAAGCAGGATGGTGTCCGGACTGCCGTGCAATGGACATGTGGATTGATCCAATTGTTGAAAAATATAATGCATATCAATGGTATACTGTTAACCGCGATGAACTAGAAGAAGCTGCTATTGAAAATGACGTAATGGGCATTCCAAGTCTTTTAATTTTCAAAAACGGTCAAAAACTACATCACTTACATTCAGCTCACGCAAAATCACCTGAACAAGTTGAAAGTTACTTATCTGAAAGTTTAGGTTAA
- a CDS encoding arsenate reductase family protein: MIKFYQYHNCTTCKKASKFLTEYGVSHEPIDIIQHTPTKEEFRKIIEASGIDIKKFFNTHGAKYRELNLKDKLADMDYEEKLELLASDGMLVKRPLAISGNTVTIGFKEDEYRQTWVQ; the protein is encoded by the coding sequence ATGATTAAATTTTATCAGTATCACAACTGTACAACATGTAAAAAAGCATCAAAATTTTTAACTGAATATGGTGTGAGCCACGAGCCAATTGATATCATACAACATACTCCAACTAAGGAAGAGTTCCGCAAAATTATTGAAGCTTCTGGTATTGATATTAAAAAATTCTTTAATACACATGGTGCAAAATACCGTGAACTTAACTTGAAAGATAAGCTTGCTGACATGGATTATGAAGAGAAGTTAGAGCTTTTAGCATCGGATGGGATGTTAGTTAAAAGACCTCTTGCCATTTCTGGAAATACGGTCACAATAGGATTTAAAGAAGACGAATACCGACAAACTTGGGTTCAGTAA